One segment of Vibrio gazogenes DNA contains the following:
- a CDS encoding HEPN domain-containing protein, whose protein sequence is MKTALDHLPERKQQELHTITTVLRDTLDDFLRNKNGSKAEFRILKIILFGSHAKGTWVSDRPNGYISDYDILVIVNRSSLVEEYAVWHSAEEQIARRVTSAPLGLIVHTLNEVHQQLQQGHYFFADIREQGIELFSADKRELPMPGNLSEAERVAIASKHFSHWFESAEQHEKYFRIMFENKDLNLAAFMLHQATERFFACTLLVCTNYLPKTHNIESLRSMCAQQDPAFAELFPMDNKFHRRSFQRLKRAYIDARYSEHYEITAEELTYLQSEVDKLREITERVCRGRITP, encoded by the coding sequence ATGAAAACAGCACTCGATCACCTCCCGGAGCGGAAGCAACAAGAACTTCACACCATCACCACCGTATTACGCGATACGCTGGATGATTTTCTGCGCAACAAAAATGGCAGCAAGGCTGAGTTCCGGATCCTTAAAATTATCCTGTTCGGCAGCCATGCCAAAGGCACATGGGTGAGCGACCGACCCAACGGTTATATCAGCGACTACGATATTCTGGTGATCGTCAACCGCTCATCATTGGTCGAAGAGTACGCAGTGTGGCACAGCGCCGAAGAGCAGATCGCGCGTCGCGTCACCTCTGCCCCACTCGGTTTGATCGTCCACACACTCAATGAAGTCCACCAGCAGCTCCAGCAAGGTCATTACTTCTTTGCTGATATTCGTGAACAAGGCATTGAACTGTTCAGCGCCGATAAGCGAGAGCTGCCCATGCCGGGGAATTTAAGTGAAGCAGAGCGCGTTGCGATAGCCAGTAAACACTTTAGCCACTGGTTTGAAAGTGCTGAGCAACATGAAAAATATTTCAGAATCATGTTCGAGAACAAAGACTTGAATCTCGCTGCATTCATGCTTCACCAAGCCACCGAACGTTTTTTCGCCTGCACCCTGTTAGTGTGTACCAACTATCTTCCCAAAACCCACAATATTGAAAGCCTGCGCTCGATGTGCGCCCAACAAGATCCGGCCTTTGCCGAGCTATTCCCGATGGACAACAAATTCCACCGCCGCAGCTTCCAGCGCCTCAAACGCGCCTACATTGATGCCCGTTATTCCGAGCATTACGAGATCACCGCCGAAGAGCTGACGTATTTACAAAGTGAAGTGGATAAATTACGGGAGATAACCGAACGGGTTTGTCGGGGGCGGATCACACCCTAG
- a CDS encoding HEPN domain-containing protein, with protein sequence MKTALDHLPERKQQELHTITTVLRDTLDDFLRNKNGSKAEFRILKIILFGSYAKGTWVSDRPNGYISDYDILVIVNRSSLVEEYAVWHSAEEQIARRVTSAPLGLIVHTLNEVHQQLQQGHYFFADIREQGIELFSADKRELPMPGNLSEEESRSIAAKHFKRWFANAESFYLNYGHCIEREDYPIAAFELHQSAERLFACTLLVCTNYLPKTHNIESLRSMCAQQDPAFAERFPMDNKFHRRSFQRLKRAYIDARYSEHYEITAEELRYLQSEVDKLREITERVCRGRIKGTE encoded by the coding sequence ATGAAAACAGCACTCGACCACCTCCCGGAGCGGAAGCAACAAGAACTTCACACCATCACCACCGTATTACGCGATACGCTGGATGATTTTCTGCGCAACAAAAATGGCAGCAAGGCTGAGTTCCGGATCCTTAAAATTATCCTGTTCGGCAGCTATGCCAAAGGCACATGGGTGAGCGACCGTCCCAACGGTTATATCAGCGATTACGATATTCTGGTGATCGTCAACCGCTCATCATTGGTCGAAGAGTACGCGGTGTGGCACAGCGCCGAAGAGCAGATCGCGCGTCGGGTCACTTCTGCCCCACTCGGCTTGATCGTCCACACGCTCAATGAAGTCCATCAGCAGCTTCAGCAAGGTCATTACTTCTTTGCTGATATTCGTGAACAGGGCATTGAACTGTTCAGTGCCGATAAGCGAGAGCTGCCCATGCCGGGGAATTTAAGTGAGGAAGAATCACGTTCGATTGCAGCAAAACACTTTAAACGTTGGTTTGCTAACGCTGAATCATTTTATCTTAACTACGGCCACTGTATTGAACGTGAAGATTATCCGATCGCTGCTTTTGAGCTTCATCAATCCGCTGAACGCCTGTTCGCCTGCACCCTGTTAGTGTGTACCAACTATCTGCCCAAAACCCATAATATTGAAAGCCTGCGCTCGATGTGCGCCCAACAAGATCCGGCCTTTGCCGAGCGATTCCCGATGGACAACAAATTCCACCGCCGCAGCTTCCAGCGCCTCAAACGCGCCTACATCGATGCCCGTTATTCCGAGCATTACGAAATCACCGCCGAAGAACTGAGGTATTTACAAAGTGAAGTGGATAAATTGCGGGAGATAACCGAGCGGGTTTGTCGGGGGCGGATTAAAGGCACAGAATAA
- a CDS encoding metallophosphoesterase, protein MDKIVQISDIHFCIKDKNHSSRKHLSLVLNKINNLYDEYILVLSGDLVMNADRAHYLALYQYIRDFTKSDIYAIPGNHDNIALMKALAMQEECFKIQDVLEIGNNDIVFLDSSEKGEHLGGGKIDLAYFEVIKSQLRARANKIVFIHHPPFKIGADWFKKICLDNGDLLMQSLSEIDNLKYLSYGHCHNYFSEERANTVFLSCPSSWIQFDHSCHHETKYDQEKEIGFNVFHLSDDISHETVTISVC, encoded by the coding sequence ATGGATAAAATTGTTCAAATATCAGATATACACTTTTGTATTAAAGATAAAAATCATTCTTCAAGGAAGCATTTATCTTTAGTGTTAAACAAAATTAATAATTTATATGATGAATATATTTTAGTCCTTTCAGGCGATCTGGTCATGAACGCTGATCGAGCACATTATTTGGCGCTTTATCAATATATAAGAGATTTTACTAAAAGTGATATCTATGCGATTCCCGGTAATCATGACAATATCGCGCTCATGAAAGCATTGGCTATGCAAGAGGAATGCTTTAAAATTCAAGATGTTTTAGAAATAGGGAACAATGATATCGTTTTCTTGGACTCCAGTGAAAAAGGAGAGCATCTCGGTGGAGGAAAGATCGACCTTGCTTATTTTGAAGTCATAAAGTCTCAGCTTAGAGCGCGCGCCAATAAAATCGTTTTCATTCATCATCCGCCTTTTAAAATTGGCGCAGATTGGTTTAAAAAGATATGTCTTGATAATGGTGATTTATTGATGCAATCACTATCGGAAATAGATAATTTAAAATATCTTTCTTATGGGCATTGTCATAATTACTTTAGCGAAGAAAGAGCAAATACGGTATTTCTATCATGTCCGTCTTCATGGATTCAGTTTGATCATTCTTGTCATCATGAAACAAAATATGATCAAGAAAAAGAGATTGGATTTAACGTCTTCCACCTATCCGATGATATCTCCCATGAGACGGTAACAATCTCTGTTTGTTGA
- a CDS encoding FAD:protein FMN transferase, which produces MTDANQMIELMGTKIRLYFKGEQADQWVAEACALLRHYEQVFSANDKNSQLFALKTTAVKAPVVVDRDLYELIKIGKAHSLEPDSFLNIAIGPLIKLWRIGFKEARVPSQEEINNVLGCLDPANIVLDDARHSVFFAQEGLEIDLGAIAKGYFSDKVMDFFKEKQPVAAMVDIGGNLLVYGESPKNNLDWDVGIQNPFLPRGNCVAKVAIRNQSVVTSGIYERTFKHDGNQYHHIFDSHTGYPVDNNVASLSIIADQSLDCDIYTTKLFGLAPQSILETVNQIDGLEAVVITVDGQFAVTANLRNKVTMA; this is translated from the coding sequence ATGACTGACGCCAATCAAATGATCGAACTGATGGGGACGAAGATTCGCCTTTATTTCAAGGGGGAGCAGGCTGATCAATGGGTCGCAGAAGCGTGTGCACTGTTAAGACACTACGAGCAGGTTTTTAGTGCCAACGATAAGAACTCTCAACTATTTGCGTTGAAAACGACGGCGGTGAAAGCGCCGGTCGTCGTTGACCGAGACTTGTATGAACTGATCAAGATCGGCAAAGCGCACAGCCTTGAACCCGACAGTTTTTTGAACATTGCCATTGGCCCGTTGATTAAGCTTTGGCGCATCGGCTTTAAAGAAGCGCGGGTTCCGAGCCAAGAGGAGATCAACAACGTCTTGGGTTGTTTAGATCCTGCCAATATTGTCCTCGACGATGCGCGTCATTCGGTATTCTTTGCTCAAGAAGGTTTAGAAATCGATTTGGGGGCGATTGCGAAAGGGTATTTCAGCGATAAGGTCATGGACTTCTTTAAAGAAAAACAGCCGGTTGCTGCCATGGTTGATATCGGGGGGAATTTGCTGGTTTACGGTGAGTCACCCAAAAACAACCTTGATTGGGATGTCGGGATTCAAAATCCTTTTCTACCGAGGGGCAATTGTGTTGCCAAAGTCGCGATAAGAAATCAGTCGGTTGTCACCTCTGGCATTTATGAACGAACCTTTAAACACGATGGCAATCAGTATCACCACATTTTTGATAGCCACACGGGTTACCCTGTCGACAACAATGTGGCTTCGTTAAGTATTATTGCCGATCAATCATTGGATTGTGACATCTATACCACCAAGCTGTTTGGATTAGCTCCCCAAAGTATTTTAGAAACGGTGAATCAAATCGATGGTCTGGAAGCCGTAGTGATAACTGTTGACGGACAGTTCGCCGTGACAGCTAATCTCAGGAACAAGGTAACCATGGCTTAG
- a CDS encoding NADPH-dependent FMN reductase has protein sequence MNYLAIVGTNSNVSTNRMLLQFMQRHFKEEARIELYEVRDLPVFYEVKDDQVPEEVAALSAKILQADGVIIATPEYDHAIPAVLKSALEWISYTSQALTDKPVLIVGASHGALGSSRAQAHLRQILDSPELAARLMPSSEFLLGKSQSAFNTSGTLINEEKRAELDEIFREFVLFTQLITKLLSEKTVIKKDKKYVWQTQEA, from the coding sequence ATGAACTACTTAGCAATTGTTGGCACCAATTCTAATGTGTCAACCAACCGTATGCTGTTGCAATTTATGCAACGGCACTTCAAAGAAGAAGCCCGAATTGAACTCTATGAAGTCAGAGACTTGCCTGTATTTTACGAAGTGAAAGACGACCAAGTCCCTGAAGAAGTCGCAGCGCTATCGGCTAAAATTCTTCAGGCGGATGGTGTCATCATTGCAACGCCAGAGTACGACCACGCGATCCCCGCGGTACTGAAAAGCGCATTGGAATGGATCAGTTATACCAGTCAGGCACTGACCGACAAGCCGGTACTGATTGTCGGCGCATCCCACGGAGCGCTGGGCTCCTCACGCGCTCAAGCGCATCTTCGCCAGATTCTTGACTCACCAGAACTGGCCGCACGTCTCATGCCAAGCAGCGAATTCCTGTTAGGAAAATCGCAATCTGCCTTTAACACCAGCGGCACTTTAATCAATGAAGAGAAGCGCGCTGAACTCGATGAGATTTTTAGAGAATTTGTGCTGTTTACGCAACTCATAACAAAACTCTTATCAGAAAAAACCGTCATCAAAAAAGACAAAAAATACGTTTGGCAAACTCAAGAGGCATAA
- a CDS encoding LysR family transcriptional regulator, producing MLKYHNQNTLYYIDALLRFSNYSKAADSLYISQPYLTQVIKRIENELNCQIINRSELPYRLTEQGKVYYDYLSSLETLYANMRRQVTALTDVDKTTIKIGILASIGSYLIPLFLPDFLAQFPHCQIELVEDIPENNEKRLLKGEVDFFIGQNSSHIAPNLLAVTWGRHSYFAIIPKSCALYQKDTANIAPGSIAIEDLLRQKLVLTARGSAIRAQVDQLFSVYKVKPDIMLESTEIRTVRRLAMADLGVTFIPESLAITPNPSQYNIYELPVDQLNLDYFIAYHSERKLSDLDQGLLDSFLHIKETTAHE from the coding sequence ATGTTAAAGTACCACAATCAAAACACTTTATATTACATTGATGCTTTGTTGCGGTTTAGCAATTACAGTAAGGCTGCTGATTCGCTCTATATTTCCCAACCTTATTTAACGCAGGTCATCAAACGTATTGAAAATGAACTGAACTGTCAGATCATCAACCGCAGTGAACTGCCTTACCGTTTAACCGAGCAGGGGAAAGTTTACTATGACTATCTCAGCTCTCTTGAAACGCTTTACGCCAACATGCGCAGGCAAGTCACCGCTTTAACCGATGTGGATAAAACGACAATCAAGATCGGGATTTTAGCCAGTATTGGTAGCTACCTTATCCCATTGTTTTTGCCTGATTTTTTGGCTCAGTTCCCCCATTGTCAAATCGAGCTGGTGGAAGATATTCCGGAAAATAATGAGAAGCGGTTATTAAAGGGTGAAGTGGATTTTTTCATCGGGCAGAACTCAAGTCATATCGCCCCGAATTTACTGGCTGTGACATGGGGAAGACATAGCTATTTTGCCATCATTCCGAAGTCTTGCGCGCTTTATCAAAAGGATACCGCCAATATTGCTCCGGGCAGCATTGCGATAGAAGATTTATTGCGGCAGAAGCTTGTATTAACCGCCAGAGGTTCGGCAATCAGAGCGCAGGTAGACCAGCTATTCAGTGTTTATAAAGTAAAGCCCGACATCATGCTGGAAAGTACCGAAATAAGAACCGTGAGGCGTCTTGCGATGGCCGATTTAGGCGTCACTTTTATCCCTGAGAGTCTGGCAATTACTCCCAACCCTTCACAGTACAATATCTATGAGCTGCCTGTAGACCAATTAAATTTAGATTACTTCATTGCCTATCATAGTGAGCGGAAACTGTCAGACTTGGATCAAGGTCTGCTGGATTCGTTTTTGCACATTAAAGAGACCACCGCGCACGAATGA
- a CDS encoding Fic family protein has protein sequence MSGKYLSPPECPFDTVGDILFEIGKQGLNPNDYKDYITPFSDDYYSFNEFRRRVKLGLEVKYCWWLTRLSRNSTLIDLTPLEDKPLPPDLPEQVIQALLNSQDYTQYCRFNNLHEFGRVLSQIDRYTTHSAMLGILEQIGERAHFEHLANNLVDDEAISSSQLEGAATTTILAKEMIRKKRKPRTDDERMIFGNFDLMQNVWELKDEPFSIALIRNLHSAGTRTLDQEKYTSGLFRTTDDVAVVDAEGEVVHQPPKHDAIERLLTRVVNWLNANGSGVHPVIQAITLHFVIGYVHPFRDGNGRVARALFYWYMFKSGYTGFRYIAISALLKKAPIQYGVSYLDTEHDNLDLTYFIQYQLKVIGRAIDEFISVYERAAQRMQELEEQYSGLEDIERKIIGFVSGEPRYRKKPTVTAREVERLLGISYNSAKQKLDDMVTAAILKSEKIGKSTEYFLA, from the coding sequence ATGTCAGGTAAGTATTTATCACCACCAGAGTGTCCATTTGATACAGTCGGTGACATTTTGTTTGAGATTGGTAAGCAGGGGCTTAATCCTAACGACTATAAGGATTACATCACGCCATTTTCTGATGATTACTATTCATTTAATGAATTTAGGCGTAGGGTCAAGCTTGGTTTAGAAGTCAAATATTGTTGGTGGTTAACTCGTCTGTCCAGAAATAGCACCTTAATTGATCTAACACCCTTAGAAGATAAACCATTGCCTCCGGACTTGCCTGAGCAAGTGATTCAAGCGCTATTAAACTCCCAAGACTATACACAATATTGCCGATTCAACAATTTGCATGAGTTTGGTCGCGTGTTATCGCAAATTGATCGGTATACCACGCATAGCGCCATGCTGGGTATCCTGGAACAAATTGGTGAGCGAGCGCATTTTGAGCATTTAGCGAATAATTTAGTGGATGATGAGGCGATATCGAGCAGTCAATTAGAAGGCGCTGCCACAACGACAATCCTTGCGAAAGAAATGATTAGAAAAAAAAGGAAGCCTCGTACTGACGATGAACGGATGATTTTTGGAAACTTTGACCTAATGCAAAATGTCTGGGAGCTTAAGGATGAGCCGTTTAGCATTGCGTTGATCAGAAATTTACACAGCGCAGGAACGAGGACGTTAGATCAAGAAAAATATACATCAGGCTTATTTAGAACGACGGATGATGTTGCGGTTGTTGATGCTGAAGGGGAGGTTGTTCATCAACCACCCAAACACGATGCCATTGAGAGATTACTCACTCGGGTCGTGAATTGGTTAAACGCCAATGGCAGTGGCGTTCATCCTGTTATTCAAGCTATCACACTTCACTTCGTCATCGGTTATGTCCACCCATTTCGAGATGGTAACGGGAGAGTTGCTAGGGCTTTGTTCTACTGGTATATGTTTAAATCTGGTTATACAGGTTTTCGTTATATTGCGATATCAGCGTTACTTAAAAAAGCCCCAATTCAATATGGTGTGAGCTACCTAGATACGGAGCATGATAACTTAGATCTAACGTACTTTATTCAATACCAGTTAAAAGTGATCGGTCGTGCTATTGATGAGTTTATTTCCGTTTATGAACGAGCGGCGCAACGAATGCAGGAATTAGAAGAGCAATATTCTGGCTTGGAAGATATCGAGAGAAAGATCATTGGATTTGTCTCTGGTGAGCCTCGTTACCGTAAAAAGCCAACGGTAACAGCGAGGGAAGTTGAGCGTTTGTTAGGTATTAGCTATAACAGCGCGAAGCAAAAACTCGATGATATGGTCACAGCAGCAATACTAAAATCTGAGAAAATTGGTAAATCCACAGAATATTTCTTAGCGTGA
- a CDS encoding 6-phosphofructokinase, with translation MKIGIVISGGDGAGINNFIFQVARLSGADITIFNGGIYGLLNGSKIDISYRDLIDYSISSMPIISSGRSERHLNPREYDLIASRLKKEKISVLILAGGDGSMKFLHKLSQYGVNCFGVGMTVDNDLEGSEYTIGFSTACEEVLHEVTKLRNTGRALPNRVFMVEVLGAYCGELTLQSAIKSNADFALIPEHMIPTEELASRVKDKLAIQNSVIILCAESYTHEYTPGFQGSIDTVAEQLEPLIGIRIRKTTLGFGLRNGNPTTEEIYQGTIAASEVVRCIKSGMANKVIVINASNKPIPVDLNTMQNRTIDKEGHYFKLAKQLEII, from the coding sequence ATGAAAATTGGTATCGTGATTAGTGGCGGAGATGGCGCCGGTATCAATAACTTTATATTTCAGGTGGCTAGACTGTCCGGTGCGGATATTACTATTTTTAATGGCGGTATCTACGGGTTGCTGAACGGTAGCAAGATCGATATCAGCTATCGTGATTTGATTGATTACTCGATTTCTTCAATGCCGATTATTTCATCGGGTCGTTCAGAACGGCATTTAAATCCCAGAGAGTATGACCTCATTGCAAGTCGTTTAAAAAAAGAAAAAATATCTGTGCTTATTTTAGCTGGCGGTGACGGATCGATGAAGTTTCTCCATAAACTTAGTCAATATGGGGTGAACTGTTTTGGCGTCGGCATGACGGTGGATAATGATCTAGAAGGATCGGAATATACGATTGGATTTTCAACCGCCTGTGAAGAAGTATTACATGAAGTCACAAAATTAAGGAACACAGGTCGGGCATTACCGAATCGGGTATTTATGGTTGAAGTGCTTGGTGCATATTGCGGGGAATTAACGCTCCAGTCGGCAATAAAATCGAATGCTGATTTCGCACTGATTCCGGAACATATGATTCCGACTGAGGAATTAGCCAGTCGGGTCAAAGATAAATTAGCCATTCAAAACAGCGTGATTATTTTATGTGCCGAAAGTTATACCCATGAATATACGCCGGGATTTCAGGGTTCGATTGATACGGTTGCCGAACAACTAGAACCTTTAATTGGTATCCGAATCAGAAAAACAACATTAGGTTTTGGCTTAAGAAATGGCAACCCGACAACGGAAGAGATTTATCAAGGTACGATTGCTGCCAGCGAAGTCGTACGTTGTATAAAAAGTGGCATGGCGAACAAAGTCATTGTCATCAACGCCAGCAATAAACCAATACCGGTGGATCTCAACACAATGCAAAACCGGACAATTGATAAGGAAGGCCACTATTTTAAACTAGCAAAACAATTAGAAATTATATGA
- a CDS encoding flavocytochrome c, with translation MKFTAIVGTTSPKSHNRTLLQFMQAYFKDKADIELLEINEVPMFNQDNPSNNPQLLAINEKIIASDGVIIATPEYNHSIPSSLKSVLEWLSYELHPLDGKPVMIIGASIDAQGSSRAQLHLRQILDAPGVNANVMPGYEFLLGNAHQAFDDNGQLNSDSTIDFLEICFLRFMRFAKISNQLNEEEAFSFTPGTYDVHALGHGGALPMKVAFSEKKIERIDIDTAGETEGLADVVFVRIPDKIIEGQTLNVDALSGASETSHAVLDGVAKAVKLAGVNPDILRRRPKPASSLNKGDEEYSCDVVVIGGGGAGLSAAATVLQQGKQAIVLEKYPAVGGNTIRTGGPINAADPEWQRTFEENPGERHTIEALLSIDESDIHEEYRDDFRALKQEFAAYQAQFGKNKGYLFDSPLLHRMQTYFGGKRTDLQGNHIYGQYDLVKILTDRALESVQWLEDIGVEYDKDIVFAPVGALWRRGHKPVKKYGTAFILALSKYIEDMSGTIITDSPAKEFIIEDGEIKGVIATGVNGQKITIRAKAVVLASGGFGANTKMLKQYNTYWSNIADDIKTTNSYAMTGDGILLGQSVGAGLTGMGFTQMMPVADPNTGELFSGLQVPPENFVIVNKQGKRFINEFAGRDVLTKAALAEGGLFYLIADDEIKKTAANTSQEKIDRQVEAGTLFRADTLEDLARQVGMDPAVLVETVNKYNSYVEAEHDPEFHKDTFSLKVEKAPFYATPRQPAVHHTMGGLKIDTATRVLDENNQPIKNLYAAGEVAGGIHAGNRLGGNALADIFTFGRIAGQTAIAEMN, from the coding sequence ATGAAATTTACAGCAATCGTCGGAACCACTTCGCCAAAGTCCCACAACCGGACACTGCTTCAGTTCATGCAAGCGTATTTCAAAGACAAAGCAGACATCGAGTTGTTGGAAATCAACGAAGTTCCGATGTTTAATCAGGACAACCCATCCAACAATCCGCAACTGCTAGCAATCAACGAGAAAATTATCGCAAGTGACGGCGTCATTATTGCGACCCCCGAGTATAACCACTCGATTCCGTCAAGCCTGAAGAGTGTTCTGGAATGGTTGAGCTACGAGCTCCATCCGCTTGATGGCAAGCCGGTGATGATCATCGGCGCATCCATTGATGCTCAAGGCTCTTCACGGGCTCAGTTGCACTTGCGTCAAATACTGGATGCCCCCGGCGTCAATGCGAACGTGATGCCCGGATACGAATTCCTACTAGGCAATGCACATCAAGCTTTTGATGACAATGGCCAGCTGAACAGCGATAGCACTATCGACTTCTTAGAAATTTGCTTCTTACGCTTCATGCGTTTTGCCAAGATTTCCAACCAATTAAATGAGGAAGAAGCATTCTCGTTCACGCCGGGCACTTATGACGTTCACGCGCTGGGTCACGGTGGTGCGCTGCCAATGAAAGTGGCGTTCAGCGAGAAGAAAATAGAACGGATTGATATCGACACAGCCGGTGAGACAGAAGGTCTGGCAGACGTGGTATTCGTTCGTATCCCAGATAAAATCATCGAAGGTCAGACACTGAATGTCGACGCTCTGTCCGGCGCGTCTGAAACCAGTCATGCGGTTCTCGATGGTGTCGCGAAGGCCGTGAAACTGGCGGGCGTGAACCCTGATATTTTAAGACGTCGTCCGAAACCGGCCAGTAGCTTAAACAAGGGGGATGAAGAATACAGTTGTGATGTTGTGGTGATTGGCGGCGGCGGTGCCGGTTTAAGTGCTGCGGCAACGGTCTTACAACAAGGGAAACAAGCTATTGTGCTGGAAAAATACCCAGCCGTCGGAGGGAATACGATCCGTACCGGTGGTCCAATTAACGCAGCAGATCCCGAATGGCAACGCACGTTTGAAGAAAACCCCGGTGAAAGACACACCATTGAAGCGCTTCTCAGCATCGATGAAAGTGATATTCACGAAGAGTACCGGGATGACTTCCGCGCTTTAAAACAAGAATTCGCCGCTTACCAAGCACAGTTTGGTAAAAATAAAGGTTACCTGTTTGATTCACCGCTGCTGCACAGAATGCAGACTTATTTCGGTGGTAAACGGACTGACCTTCAAGGCAATCATATCTATGGCCAATATGATCTGGTTAAAATCTTAACCGATCGCGCGTTAGAGAGCGTTCAATGGCTTGAAGATATCGGTGTGGAATATGACAAAGATATCGTCTTTGCGCCGGTCGGTGCGCTCTGGCGTCGTGGTCATAAGCCCGTGAAAAAATACGGAACAGCCTTCATTCTTGCGTTAAGCAAATATATTGAAGACATGTCCGGCACCATTATCACCGATAGCCCGGCGAAAGAATTCATCATCGAAGATGGCGAGATCAAAGGCGTTATCGCAACGGGCGTCAACGGTCAGAAAATCACGATTCGTGCGAAAGCGGTTGTTCTGGCGAGCGGCGGCTTTGGTGCGAACACCAAGATGCTCAAACAGTACAACACCTACTGGAGCAACATTGCTGACGATATCAAGACAACCAATTCCTACGCGATGACAGGTGACGGCATCCTGCTGGGTCAGTCCGTAGGTGCCGGATTAACGGGAATGGGCTTTACTCAGATGATGCCGGTCGCAGACCCGAACACCGGCGAACTGTTCAGCGGTCTTCAGGTGCCACCGGAAAACTTCGTCATTGTGAACAAACAAGGCAAACGGTTTATCAATGAATTCGCAGGGCGTGACGTTCTGACCAAAGCGGCATTGGCTGAGGGGGGGTTGTTCTATCTGATTGCGGATGATGAGATCAAGAAGACCGCAGCCAACACCAGTCAGGAGAAAATTGACCGTCAAGTTGAAGCCGGCACCCTGTTCAGAGCCGATACACTGGAAGATTTAGCCCGCCAAGTGGGGATGGATCCGGCCGTACTGGTGGAGACCGTGAACAAGTACAACAGCTATGTTGAAGCTGAACACGACCCTGAATTCCATAAAGATACATTTAGCTTGAAAGTGGAAAAAGCACCTTTCTATGCAACGCCACGCCAACCCGCCGTGCACCATACAATGGGCGGCCTGAAGATTGATACGGCAACGCGTGTGCTTGATGAAAATAACCAGCCAATCAAGAACCTCTACGCAGCCGGTGAAGTGGCCGGTGGTATCCATGCGGGGAACCGTCTTGGTGGTAATGCACTGGCTGATATCTTTACGTTTGGCCGAATTGCAGGGCAAACCGCGATTGCAGAAATGAACTAA